Part of the Polaribacter sp. Hel1_33_78 genome is shown below.
AGAGATGCTAAACCGGCAACGGCAGAACAAGTTTTACAAGGTATAACAAGAGCATCACTTCAAACTAAATCGTTTATTTCTGCAGCTTCCTTCCAGGAAACTACAAAAGTATTAAACGAGGCTGCTGTAAGTGGTAAGATCGATACTTTAGAAGGCTTGAAGGAAAATGTAATCGTTGGTAAGAAAATTCCAGCAGGTACAGGTATGAGAGCTTATGACAAAGTTCTTGTGGGTCCTAAAGACGAAATAGAACAAAGTTTCTAGATAAACAACGTGTAGGCGTTTAAGAGTTATAAAGTTGAATTGTTTACTGTAATTAAAATTGCAATATTCAATTCAACTTTTTTTTTTGGACAAGCAAAATACACATTTCAATAATTAAACAATATAAAGTATGGAAGAAAATAAAAACAAAGACGGACAAATTAATATTGAATTAGATCAAGAAATTGCGGAAGGAACCTATTCTAACCTTGCAATCATAAATCATTCGATGTCAGAATTTATTGTTGATTTCATCAATATAATGCCAGGTGTTCCAAAGGCAAAAGTTAAATCGAGAATCATACTAACTCCTCAGCATGCAAAAAGGTTAACGAAGGCGCTTGCAGACAACGTTAGAAAGTTTGAACAAGCTCATGGAGAAATTAAAGATTATGAGAAACCTCCAATTCCAATGAATTTTGGACCATCAGGGCAGGCTTAAATAAAATTAAAATTAATCTATAATTTAGAGAGTAGTTAGAGTAAAAATTTTATCCTAACTACTTTTTTTATGAACTATATTGATCTTTGTATTTGTCTTTTCTTATTTTTTAAAACATCGTAATATAAAAAATCTAAAATTTCAGGAGTACATTCATACATTGGTTTACCAGACCAACTATGATCGCCTTTCTTAATGGTGTATAAGTAAAAAGATTGTCCTAATATTTTTAATTTATGTGCGATGGCTTTGGACCCAAAAAGAATGAGATATCCGGGATTATTTTTTTTACAATAATGATGAGAATCAATGTCATAAGGAACTAATTGATCATCAGTTCCATGAAATAGTTGTGTGGGTATGGCCTTTTCTTTAGTGATAGTATCTAGAGAGATAATTGCACCCGCCATACTTATTAATCCTGCAAACTTAAAGTCTTCTGGAAGTATTTTTGTTCCATGAACATATGCTAGGTTTAACACAGCTTCTGCACCGGCGCTTGTTCCAATCAGAATTATTTTATTTATATCAATCTTAAATCTTCTCTTTTTGCTGAGTATGTATTTTATAGCATAGCTTATGTCTTCAGAGGTAGCATTAAAAGCTTTTATTTTATCTTCAGACTTTGTGTCGCAATTAAAACCAAGGTTTTTGCGGGTTAAGCGATAAGATATAGAGGCAACAGCATAACCACGTGCAGCCATATTATTTGCAAAATTCACAGTATTTTTATCATTTCTTTTTCCTCCAGAAAAACCTCCTCCATGAACATAAAGTAGCAAAGGAAGTGCTCCTTTTACTTTTTTTGGTTTGTAAAAATCTAGTTTCAATTTTTTTTCACCTTTATTTTTCTGGTAGGTATACGTTCTTTTAGAAACAGCAGACACTTTATCTAAATATAGCGTTTGTGAAAAACTTAAGGTTGTAATGGCTAAAAACAAAAAAGAAATAAAAAATTTCATATACTACACATGTCGTAAAAGTTACTATTAACCTTTCATTTTATAAAATAAACGTCTTAGATGGGCGTACAAAAATTTATTTGACCTAACATAATAGAAAGAAATAAAACAAACAGTAATTAGGAATAGAAGTGCACCAAAAATAGCTTGCCAAGGTGTTAGTGTTTTACCAATTAACGTATTTAACCCAATACCCGTAAAACTTCCGTAAATAATAATAAAATGGATAATGTAAATAGATAATGTTTTTTGTCCGATTTTTAAAATTAATGGAAATTTCAAGAATTTTTCAAATCCATAGAAAAAAGAAAAGTAAATCAGTACATTTCCAAATCTTGTAAATAAGTAATTATAGCTTGCTGAGTCAAGGAATAATTGAATGTTTGTTAGTTTATATAGTATACTTAATAAAAAAGATGAATATAAAATTAGTACAGCACCAACAGTAAAAAAAGAAGCAATTATTATTTTTTTAAAATGAGGTTTGTTTAAATTCTTATGAAATAAAGTGGCTAAAAAAGCACCAAATAGCACATAACCAAGCCAAGGTATAATCGTAAATACAGAGCCATTACTTTTTGAAACATAATTATTAAAAAGAATAGGGATATGATCAAAACTTAAGCCACGATATAAGGGTTCCGAAAGAAAAATAAGGAAACCTAAAATGAATGATACTATCGAAAATACAATTATTTTTCTAGCGCATAAAAGGTAGATAAGGATAATTAAAATTAGACTTAAACCAATACATTGTAAAACATCTACAACCAAAAAGTAGGTGTTAAAATGACCGTGCATCCAAGATAGAAAAGGAATTCTTAATAAATAACCAATACCAATTAGAAAAAAACCTCTGATAATACCTTTTTTAATCCTTAACTTTTCTATTCCTTTTTCTTTGGCCTTTAATAATAAGTAGGTAAAAATTAAGCCTGAAATAGTAAAAAAAGTAGGAGCTGTGATCCCTCTAAAATACAACCAGATAGAAAAAGTATTTGAGTTTAAGTTTCTATAAGATTCAGATAAAAGGGTATCTATAAAGTGACCTTGTAACATCATTAAAATTGCAAAAGCACGAATAATATCAATAAAATATAGCCGATTAGTGGTCATAACAACTTTATTTTAAGAGGAAATATTAAAATATACAAATCTTAATTTAAATATTTTTTTAATTTAAATTTATTTGCTTCCTATTTAATTCTTGTTCGATGATTTCGCCTAACAGTGGATATAGAAAATCGTACTTGTTTTTATGATGTTAATCGTCGTTATCCTAAAGATCTGTTGCAGCAATATCAGAAAAAAATAGAAATTTTAAAATTAAAATTTAAATCTTCCTTGTTTTATTTAGCAACCAAAAATCAGCTAAAACCAAAGCTGTCATAGCTTCTATAATGGGAACAGCTCTTGGTACTACACAAGGATCATGTCTTCCTTTGCCGGTAATCTCTGCAATTTCATTTTCCGAGTTAATCGTTTGCTGAGAACTCATAATAGTAGCAACAGGTTTAAAGGCTACCCTAAAGTAAATATCCATTCCATTGCTAATTCCACCTTGTATTCCACCGGATAAATTAGATTGCGTTGAACCATCAGCATTAAATATATCATTATGTTCAGAACCTTTCATTTTTGCACCACAAAATCCGCTACCAAATTCAAACCCTTTTACAGCATTTATAGATAACATAGCGCTACCTAATTGCGCATGTAATTTCTGAAAAATAGGCTCTCCTAAACCGACAGGTACATTTTGAGCAACACAGGTAATTGTGCCTCCAATGGTGTCTCCTGCCTTTCTAATTTCTTTAATTCTGTTAATCATTTTC
Proteins encoded:
- a CDS encoding DUF3467 domain-containing protein → MEENKNKDGQINIELDQEIAEGTYSNLAIINHSMSEFIVDFINIMPGVPKAKVKSRIILTPQHAKRLTKALADNVRKFEQAHGEIKDYEKPPIPMNFGPSGQA
- a CDS encoding heparan-alpha-glucosaminide N-acetyltransferase domain-containing protein; translated protein: MTTNRLYFIDIIRAFAILMMLQGHFIDTLLSESYRNLNSNTFSIWLYFRGITAPTFFTISGLIFTYLLLKAKEKGIEKLRIKKGIIRGFFLIGIGYLLRIPFLSWMHGHFNTYFLVVDVLQCIGLSLILIILIYLLCARKIIVFSIVSFILGFLIFLSEPLYRGLSFDHIPILFNNYVSKSNGSVFTIIPWLGYVLFGAFLATLFHKNLNKPHFKKIIIASFFTVGAVLILYSSFLLSILYKLTNIQLFLDSASYNYLFTRFGNVLIYFSFFYGFEKFLKFPLILKIGQKTLSIYIIHFIIIYGSFTGIGLNTLIGKTLTPWQAIFGALLFLITVCFISFYYVRSNKFLYAHLRRLFYKMKG
- a CDS encoding alpha/beta hydrolase codes for the protein MKFFISFLFLAITTLSFSQTLYLDKVSAVSKRTYTYQKNKGEKKLKLDFYKPKKVKGALPLLLYVHGGGFSGGKRNDKNTVNFANNMAARGYAVASISYRLTRKNLGFNCDTKSEDKIKAFNATSEDISYAIKYILSKKRRFKIDINKIILIGTSAGAEAVLNLAYVHGTKILPEDFKFAGLISMAGAIISLDTITKEKAIPTQLFHGTDDQLVPYDIDSHHYCKKNNPGYLILFGSKAIAHKLKILGQSFYLYTIKKGDHSWSGKPMYECTPEILDFLYYDVLKNKKRQIQRSI